In a genomic window of Candidatus Krumholzibacteriota bacterium:
- a CDS encoding methyltransferase domain-containing protein: MPEIRSDYSAQRINAQPNPMFIKLLSRMSDYSPECARVVDLGCGKLRHLVHLRECYRDITLVDTAHQLSATHKLGSATSTIPMFVDGLRKRKGEKLSVIEFGAFAKAKSLRVHAVFCVAVFDVVPPGTRRALLDATHRHLGPDGLFVLVVPRNDSSILRRCTHDNEFKDGHVFAHHGVHTFYRNFGDSSALAKWIMRRDFDLVDDLSNYRQIGLVMRRA; encoded by the coding sequence ATGCCTGAGATTAGATCTGACTACAGCGCCCAGCGAATCAACGCTCAGCCCAATCCGATGTTCATCAAGCTGCTCAGCCGGATGTCGGATTACTCCCCAGAGTGCGCGCGCGTCGTTGACCTTGGATGCGGCAAGTTGAGGCACTTGGTCCACCTACGTGAGTGCTATCGAGACATCACCTTGGTTGACACAGCTCATCAGCTCTCGGCGACGCACAAGCTGGGCAGTGCGACGAGCACGATACCGATGTTCGTCGACGGCCTCCGGAAGCGCAAGGGTGAGAAGCTCTCTGTCATTGAGTTCGGCGCCTTCGCCAAAGCGAAGTCTCTCCGAGTCCACGCTGTCTTCTGCGTCGCAGTGTTTGACGTAGTGCCGCCCGGGACCAGGAGAGCTCTCCTAGATGCTACGCACAGGCACCTCGGACCCGACGGCCTTTTTGTCCTGGTGGTGCCGCGCAACGACAGCAGCATCCTGCGTCGCTGCACTCACGACAATGAGTTCAAGGACGGTCATGTGTTCGCTCATCACGGTGTCCACACGTTCTATCGGAACTTCGGGGACTCGTCTGCGCTCGCCAAGTGGATCATGCGCCGGGATTTCGATCTTGTGGACGACCTGTCGAACTACCGCCAGATCGGACTCGTGATGCGCCGTGCGTGA